The Vitis riparia cultivar Riparia Gloire de Montpellier isolate 1030 chromosome 3, EGFV_Vit.rip_1.0, whole genome shotgun sequence genome includes a region encoding these proteins:
- the LOC117911325 gene encoding uncharacterized protein LOC117911325, whose product MAVSASNIIYYNRRTLRPPTLSFSKLQIHSKFTTLGFPSLFQHPHHSYSPTSICPSASPVAKAASSFVEVDDYKNSFDSTATTSSWPEFARNVSGEWDGYGADFSSEGKPIELPEFVVPEAYREWEVKVFDWQTQCPTLAEPEDHTVAYKLIKLLPTVGCEADAATRYSIDERNIGDSHNSLAAFAYQSTGCYVALWPMEDGLFELEHCLIDPQNKESRVRIIQVLLLDNTRMVLQNIQVFCEQWYGPFRNGEQLGGCAIRDSAFASTDAMKSSEVVGVWQASSSVASFHSSQTNVFQELVEGITQKSARDGDDLILLPKQLWCSVSEREDGDTCCEVGWLLDRGHAMTSRCIFSKDANLKEIAVARESLAVEGA is encoded by the exons atgGCAGTTTCTGCCAGTAACATCATCTATTACAACAGAAGAACTCTGAGACCTccaactctctctttctcaaaGCTTCAAATCCATTCCAAATTCACCACCCTTGGATTCCCATCTCTCTTTCAGCACCCCCATCACTCTTATTCTCCAACTTCCATCTGTCCCTCTGCCTCCCCAGTTGCCAAGGCCGCCTCAAGTTTTGTTGAAGTAGATGACTATAAGAATAGCTTTGATTCCACTGCCACCACCAGCT CATGGCCTGAATTTGCAAGAAATGTGTCTGGTGAGTGGGATGGATATGGAGCAGATTTCTCAAGTGAAGGGAAACCTATAGAACTTCCTGAGTTTGTTGTGCCTGAAGCTTACAGGGAGTGGGAAGTTAAGGTGTTTGATTGGCAGACTCAATGCCCAACTCTTGCTGAACCAGAGGACCATACTGTTGCATACAAATTGATAAAGCTACTCCCCACTGTGGGATGTGAGGCTGATGCTGCAACTAGGTATAGCATTGATGAGAGGAACATTGGAGATTCTCATAACAGCCTTGCAGCCTTTGCATATCAGTCTACTGGATGCTATGTTGCTCTATGGCCAATGGAGGATGGCTTATTTGAGTTGGAGCATTGTTTGATTGATCCTCAAAATAAGGAGTCAAGGGTGAGGATTATTCAGGTCCTTCTTTTAGATAACACAAGGATGGTGCTTCAGAATATTCAAGTTTTTTGTGAGCAGTGGTATGGCCCCTTCAGGAATGGGGAGCAGCTGGGTGGTTGTGCTATCCGCGATTCTGCATTTGCTTCTACAGATGCCATGAAAAGTTCAGAAGTTGTAGGTGTCTGGCAGGCCTCTAGTTCTGTTGCCAGCTTCCATAGTTCTCAGACT AATGTCTTTCAAGAACTTGTAGAAGGCATTACACAGAAGTCAGCCAGGGATGGAGACGATCTCATATTACTCCCAAAGCAATTGTGGTGTTCAGTAAGCGAAAGAGAAGATGGAGACACTTGTTGCGAGGTAGGATGGCTGTTAGATCGTGGTCATGCTATGACATCAAGATGCATCTTCTCAAAGGATGCAAACTTAAAG GAAATTGCAGTAGCAAGGGAAAGCTTAGCTGTGGAGGGTGCATAG